The region GTTGAACTCGGCGACCGTCATCTCGTTGAGCGACTCGACGTCGTCGGTCGTGTCGACGAACCCGCGCAGTTGCTGGCCACGGGTGGTGAAGAGCAGTCCGAGCTGGTTCAGCCGCTGCTTGACGACCCCGCCCTGCGCCTTGATCGCGGCGGAGAGGTTCTGCCCCACCACGAAGTTCTGATGTCCGGGCTTGATGATCATTGCGTCGATCGGCCCGTTCGCCGCGCCGGGAGCCTCGCCCCCGAGCAGTTGGTTCTCCGCCGCGACCCGCCGCAGGAACGCCTCGTCAACACTGATCGGCACGATTCACCGTCCTCAAGAGAAGTTGAACACCGACACCGCTGCGGGCGGGCGACGCGTTGGCCGCCCACCCGGCCGTCGTACTCAGATCGCGCCGTCGAACAGGGCAGCGCCCTGGGTGTCCGCGACCTGGTAGGTGTCACGGATCTGGTCGATCGCGGAGGCACCCGAGTTCAGGGCGGCGTTCATCTGGCCCATGCCCAGGTGCCAGGTGTTCTGCGCCGTCTGGTACGACGCCGCGGTGTTACCCACGTTCGCCGTGATGAACTTGTTGACCACCTGGTCGAGGTCGGCCAGCGCCTGCTCGATCGACCGGGTCACCCCGCGCAGTTCCTCACCGCTGGCCAGCAGGCCGTCCGGGTTCAGGCCGTAGGTCGCCATGCGTCACTCCTCGC is a window of Micromonospora sp. NBC_01699 DNA encoding:
- a CDS encoding WXG100 family type VII secretion target, with product MATYGLNPDGLLASGEELRGVTRSIEQALADLDQVVNKFITANVGNTAASYQTAQNTWHLGMGQMNAALNSGASAIDQIRDTYQVADTQGAALFDGAI